In the Drosophila teissieri strain GT53w chromosome 3R, Prin_Dtei_1.1, whole genome shotgun sequence genome, GGGTTTACTTTTCTATGctgtttaaaattttaattcaaaataattattctccttaaattatgtttaatttttttttaataaaaaaaatttaagaaggAATGTTTTGTGTTGTTGGCATCCAATGGATATTTTAAGCTCGTTCTTACGTTACTTGTTTGtctcattaaatttattttaaactttataatactattaaatTACTTGTTTGTCtcattacatttattttaaacatgataatactattaaaataaattaaaataattaaaccaatACATCAACTTTTATCGAACCAAGAGAACCTCGATAAAAAAGCCGCTTACATATTACCCCAATTATTGCTTTCAAGAGACCGATTCAAATTATGCACTTGCTAGTTTTGCGGTCGCGGAAGAGgaaaaattatgaattataaaaaagaaacttaataatataaataagagGGGCCGCAACCTGTCGCATCGACTCACAACTCTGGCGGTAATTGGCAAACTGGAGGCACTGGCCGTACTTAATTGCAGTTTTTAATATCCTGACCCTCTTTGCTGGATTTTTTCAAGGGACTTGGGAGGGAGCGATTGGGAAGTGAGTGTAAACACGACATGAAATGTTGCACGGCCACTTGGCCACCTCGGAGTGGCTGGAATGGAGGCACAGACCCCCCGTTGCATGCTACTCCTTTTGCTTTGCACTGCAAAGGACTGAATTTATGACTCTGGGAGAGGGCTTGTGTAATTGCCACGCAATgctgcatccgcatccgcacacaattttcaatttacaaaaattaaaaataaaaaagaaaatatgagACGTACGGCggaggaaaaacaaacaaggtGCCGAGGTGTCCCTTTGGCACGACACGTCCTTTCGACCGGACACATGTGGATCGCCGGCGTGGAATGTCCTTTTAATGGACTCTGCACTCTCACACTGCCTTGCATCCTTTCGCCGCGTGTGCCGCACTGTTTGATTGCCGTGAATAGCTGGCTGCAGGACTCCGATCCTTTCCTTTCTCTTGCTCACCGTCCTTTGTACCATCAACGCAGATGCCATATATTTCGCGTAGTCCTGCCGAGCAATTATGGCATGGTAAAAGCACTCGCACAACAGTTGACCAGCTGGCGGACTTCTTACGGTGGAACCGAAAGAAATTTGAGCGGAGTTTTGTTCTCACAATCGATTCCTGGGATCAAACAtgtttccatttaatttggatttttaaatttctgtgATGGGCATACTAAATTTACGGTGCATTTGCCTTTAACacatgaataatatttatttatgtttaaagaATTAGAAGTGAATTCATTTAATAACGTTATATATTACCACATAAACTATGAACTGCTGGATCTACGATATTGCCTTAGCTTTTCCCTATAAGTACTTACAAAGCATCCTAAAACGTCACATAAAAGTCGTCAGAAGTTGTCTTGAAAAAGAGAAGAACTTAATGCTGCCTTCACAGTGCCACGGATGATGCATGGTACAGTTAGGCCAAGAGGTCGAGAGTGGCTCTGGAGGACTCACTGGAGTGTCACTGGTGCCCCGAACACCCCCAAGTGGCGTCCATTGGTCCACAGATGCGATGGCGCGGCGTCAAATGTGACGCTGAATTTATTACGGGGAGCTATATTTATGCGCTTATCGTGTTGCCAGTGCCGGCCTTAGCACGTTGTCAAGTGTTTATCTTGGCCTCGGACCCGAGACCCGAGACCCAGCCCCAGTCCCCAGTGCCGACCCGTATCCCCAAAGTCGGAGCCCCAAACCAGATTCCCGACCAGACCGAAATGAAATACCAAAAAgcttaaaattgaatttatgacTGCACCTAAATCATGCGccgaaaaaacaacacaagTTACGAATATATGCGAGTGTTTTGGGTGCGAGAGTTGGTTGTTTTTGAATGAGCCTGTCGCATGATTTAGGGCCACCGACTCGCTgtcgaaaaatttaaataataaatattccatAGTTACACAAGCGCACAAAACCAGCAAATGGTGGCTCAAACCCAATTtcgattcagattcagattcagaagATGCGACCAATTCGTAAAATATTCAAAGCGGGCGCGACTAAATCAAAACGTTGTCGAAATAAAACgtttgaaaattgaatttgcttggggcgaaattgaaaagcatttGTAACGGAAATGAAAACCGTTTGAGGGTGGAAACGAACAAAACTCAATTCACTCTGActctgaatttaaattaagaaatttatCTTTTCAATggcctttgtgtgtgtgtgcgcctttgttgttggcccAAAGTAATTTTTTCAGCATCTCCCACCTTTTTGTgatcataaaattaaatgaattcaattCCTTTGTTTTGGCAAGCGTTTTCGCTTCGACTTCTAAGATTGCTGAAACTTGATATTCAATACGCTgttggttttttattaaattctaaatttaTTTGCGCTGGAAACGAGTCTCATGAAGTTATTAAAATTAGTCTGGGAGATATATTAAATCGCGCCGTTTTGCACCTCTTCTAACAATTTGTACTCAAGTGGAGGGCAACAATTTCGAGCGGTTCGAAATGGCTTTTATGGCCGACTTCATGGCtaataaaaatttgcattgtttGGCCGGGGAGTATTTTTTCAATTCTGTTGGTCGAAACCAGATCGGTTGTGGCCATGTCTGCCGCTTTCATAAATTAGCAAGCCAACTGCCACGGGAATTAGCATACGAAATTACGCTTCTTAAAGATAAATACCTTAAATTGGTTGTTATTTAGAAGTCCATAACATAAATTCGAAAAGCAAATAATGCCATTTATCAATGGGATTACGAATTTGGGGCTGCAATAAGTTCACAGTTTTATTGTTATCTGAGCATCTCAAATGAATCGATTCGACAATTTGTCGTTAAACATTTCGCAATCATGTGTTAATGAGTAATCCCTtatttaatatgaaatttgTGAGTGggttgtaattttttttttttgtttataactGCATCCACCTttagattattattatatataattacaaTTGAATCTCAATAgcagtaatttttttaaaacgtCAATTTTCCGAAACCTAAAATTTCTCGAAGGAATGTGTTCTAATGTATTTTGAACCTCACATAAATATACTTATGGAATGTGATTTTAGTTCACTTAGATTAAGTTCATTAAACTATTCCCGAGCCCATTTAACactttccatttaattttcaattacagCGCACTCGCACAGCAAATAAATTGTCCTGCCGCCCGATTAGCACTCCAGGATACCAAGTAATACACAACTCCAGAGGACAGTTCTCCATTTTGGGCACATTTAAAATTCAGAACGCGTTGAGGTGAGTCCACATGTACCATGTATTATATGTGTGTTGTACATTATTTATGGGAGCTTCGGAGTCCGTAATCAAAACTGGGTTTCAGATGCTGGTGATATGCGAGCCGAGGAATTGTGTCAGTGGGCCTGTGAAGGAAAGGGTGGCTGAAGGATACATTTGGGCCAGTTGGACACAAGGCACAGCCCTCGGCCAATTTGTGCCATGTGTGTGCGACGTGTCCCTTTCGCCGCTCGAGTGGCTCAAATGAAAGGGGCCAAAGCAGAGGGCAAAAAaccagatacccagatacccagatacaCCGTTCCAGAACTGACCGACCGAAATGACCGAGCTGACCGCCGGCCAATGACCGGACTCTAAAAGGGCCTGAGTTCCAGCTCGAgcagctcatttgcattttcgggAGCGAAGGCAGAGAAAGTGTTTTCAAATTGTCCCCGTATGTCCTGTACTTTGGCCTTTGTgagttttttgttaatttcagCTTGCCAGTTGGTTTGCTGGTTTTTCTAATTAACGAAGGAATTTTCCGTTTCGTAAGTTTCATTCTATTTGGGTGTTATTTATCGTTTTTGGTACCGCCCGACCTTTTGACCTCGTCGCGATTCGCGGGGGTTGGGAGAGTATCGTCCATTGGTGGATGAATTATGCCTAAACAGCGATAGCCATCTAATTAAATGAGTTATGGCGCCGGCATTGCGCCGAGTATCTCGCTTTCGGATAAGCGTTTGCCGCCTAATCCCGCCCCGGGGCCAAAACCCAAAGCCCAATGCCCAAATCGGCCCCACAGATAGTGAAATAGTCCGACTTGGGCTCAGGGGATTTATGAGCATGCATTTTGCATAGTTTGAAATGGCACCAGGCCCAACTTGGACACCATTCATTTTCCGGGCCACAAATCTCTCGTTTTGCATTTGGCGGCCATAAATCATGACTAAAGCGGAGTAGGTTTGGGGAAaaactgttttaaaaatttaattctttGCAAGCGTATTGGGAAAAAGCTCAAAGTTAAGAAAAATTGTGATGACTTTATTAACTAAATGTTCGCAAGGTTCTATATCATATAGCATATATTGTTAGTACTTGTGATGCTAACACCATACTCCATGTACTGTTTCTTAGCTGTATGTTTTTTAAGGATCATATGCATTTTATTACAACTTAAGTATTACACTGAAATACTTTAGATACACATCTAAGAATAGGTCATAATCGCCAGCTTGAAGACTGGCACATAAATAAAGCAGCCCACTGTACTTTGACCCGTTAAATGTAAAGGCTTCTCCTGGACGGCGAGAAATGGCCAGATTCGGGTTGCCGTTGAACGGCATCCGGATTTATGCACATTTTATTGACCAGCTCAGAGGGAAAAGAGCGGACCAGAGTTGAGAGTTGTTTGCTGGGCCAACAGCATGTCCAAAAGTGTTTTATGGCCGTTGTGGGCGCTCGAGTGGTCGTTTTTGGTCGATCCGGGGATATGGGGATTGGGGATATACCCGGCCACCCACATGCACTCTCTGGACTTGTCCGACAAGCACTTCTTCCCGAGGAGATGGGCAGCTGAGGAGTTGAGCAGACTGGGCCCTGAATGCAGATGAGCGTGGCTCTGATGAGTGTTGTACTAAATACTAAACACCCGCCAGAATTCAGTGTTGCAACACTGTTGGCTCTGATTTATTGCAGTCGAATAGGGCTTTAAGTGGGCTTTAAGCTAAGCCAGCAGTTGGAATTAGTTTAAGTAGCCGGCGGCGAGTCATCGACCTGCGACAGAGCGGTTCAAAGTCAAAAAGTCAATTATACGGATACCTAAAAATACAACGGCGGGTGGAGTGGAAATCTCGTTAAAAGCCAATAACAGACGCCATTAAATGTgcatgaaaattaaatgaaaacggCTTGATGATGAGGTTGCCTGCGGGACGAGGAACTCGGAGCAGCCACGCGACCACTTGAACTTGGGCGGGAATATCAGCATTTGTGTGCAGTAATTCGAACTGACCTCGTCGCGCGTTCAGATCCAATTGGAGGGCAAGTTCAACGGCACTGGGGATTCCAGGGGGAGTGGGGATCGAGGGCCGCAGCGAGATAAGAGAACTCCgataagtttaatttattcGACCCCACTGCCATCTGTTGCGATACAACCAACACTTATTTAATCAACGCGATGGGAATAGGCTCGAGCTGTAATTATAAATCCGATTTTGAATCATCGGACATGGAGGCTTCTTTCAAAAGGAGGTAAATGAAAAACGAGCAATAAACTCGCTCTCCTTTTATACGGGACCTAATTGATGTATTCAAAAACTGTATggaaaatttaaagaaaattgaaaagccTGCATGAATTTCTTCTATGCAAGTACACGTATCCAAAACTCATTGAGTGCGGGGATGTCAGGAACCCATTTGttacaaaatgtaaaatgatGACGAGGACCTACACTTAGTTTCTAAAGAGTGCTGTGCCTTTAAAGACAAACCAAAAGTATGAATTTGAATCTAACGTCTCAAAAACATTCATTACTGTGTTAAAAATTATACAGAGAAGTCAGCCCACTCGTTCGCAAACCAAAGAACAGTCATCATATACACTTGACGTAATGAATCGTATTCTGGAGAAGGTGATTCACCAGAATGGGACCATCGTGGATCGCATTCTATCGGAACATACCATAGGGTATGTGGTGTCCGATAACATGGCCAATGCGGTGGCCGAAACGTCCTTCGATAACACAAGTGCCCAGGCGATCCTGAAGCACTTAAATGGACTCCTGGTGAGCACCTGCCAAAGTGTCGTCCGGGACATTGACCCGTCCAACAAACTATGCTTCATGCGCCTGGCCACTCGCAAGTACGAGTATCTGGTGGCCCCCGAGGAGTACTTCACCATTACAGTGGTACAATGAAGTGGCCATACTCTAATTCTACAGAAGATTCACTCGAGTTGAACGATTCCGGAGgaaatacaattataaattaaactaCACCTTTTAGAAACAATTTCCTACAAGTGGGTCAAGGAAATTGTTTCTGAAGgtattttaaaacaaactcGATTCTACCAGTAATATACAGTTATGAAGAAAGCATCAAAATATCGgacaaaacataaatataagaatatcATAgcaaattaacatttatttatttattttattgagaaattaacgcataattaaaatgatgcGGAATTTTGGATTAGCCATAGCAGCTGAGGGCCTTAAgctaaattaacatttatttttgttcaataaaacaaactttcgattgaaataaatattagtatattgaaaaatgtaaaatcaaGATCAAGATCAAGACTAAAACATTGAAAATGGGGTGGCCAAGGTCTTGAACCCtttcaaatgcaaagcaaacacaGGAAGAATGCTTAAATCAACAGGGCTGCCCGAAAATCCTTTATAATGCCCCGGCGACGTTCCGATCCTGATTATTTATGATATGGCTTCATCGGGCCGGGAATCTATCTGTGAGAATGCGGCATCTAATGCGATAATTCAAGAGATTTACTTCTGTCAACATGACCATTTTGTCCGCTGGATTGGGTTTGCAGGGTGGAATTCTATGGCCTTTGACCTTTTTCCTTTCGCCTCGACCATCTTGCTGGCACAATGGAGGCTGCCtgctattttaatttaaaatggcaGGACTCGTAACTCATTTTTACGACGCACCCTCCGGGCAGACgaatgtgtgtgcgagtgtatcTATATCTTGTCCTATTTTTACGGATCCCTTGCAGGGGTTGCAACAATAACTTATCTGCCCTTTTTTACCCGGCTTTCAACCCGAGTCCATAATCACCACGAGACGCTCCTGGGGTGCTTTGTGCTCCGGCAGCTATCTTTAAGCAGTTTCCATTGTCTGGCGTCGTTTTGTGGTGCTGGGTAAATATGAAATGGTACAAATTTGTACTGAAACTTGATTCAACTATGTCTCGGGGCACAATGGACCAACTTCGATGGTGGCAAGGCTGAGCGATGCTTTCCCCCCAGAATTGCGCACTTCATTTGAGGCAGCGTGAAATGAAATTACTCCACGGTCCATTCCCGGTGACGACTTTATTCGTGCGAAATTATCAATGCCCGGGCCAATTTGAAACACTTTGAATTAAATTCGAATAAAACGTTTTCCTAGCCAACGTGAAGAGGATGTCCACGGCCAACTCCTCATACATCACATTTTATGAACTCGTCAAGCGGCTACCGTTCCCATATCCCGGTGTTCACCGTACGGGTGTGCCAACACGCTCTATGAATTCAATTAAGTTGTGCCGCAAACCTGAAAGTGAACTTGCAACGCGACGAAGGCAACGAGTGAGATGAATACTCAAGCGCAACATCTGCCAATTACTATTGAATAATTTTAATCgcggcatttatttattttgttatgttgTTATCAACTTAAGGTCATGAGTTAGTTAGATTCTacattcaaaaataaaactaaaaacaacaaaattaaatcatctttttttattagtacCTGACATTTTAAATCGTAAAGTACAGGTAGGAATCAGCCGTATGTAATAACTGAGAACTTCGGTATAATTACAGATTTACTTCACAAATTCCaaaattatgaataatatttacatatttatatattacatatttatataacatatttaCAGACTAGAGATGAAAATCATAATACTTTATTAACTGTAATTGGGTTCACTTATTGAACATAAGCTGCCATAACAAatctaaattattaaaaatcataTCAGCTAATTTGTGGTTAATTTACTGCTATATTTGCAATTaccattttcaaaaaatacaCTATAAGTTATCAACAGCAGACTAACAGCCTTTATTAACgtcgaaatttaaaaaaagatcTTGCTGTGCATAAGTAAATATGAACATTTTTAAGCCAAAtccgttttatatttaacaaagAAGTGTTTTGGGCCGACGGGCCATCCAAAAAATGAGTGAGAGGAACCTGAAGCATCGAGGAGAATGAGTGCCTCGAAATACTCACTCAAACGATGAGGCCAAGCCCATTTtcttgctggtggtggtgatgaaaTGCTGAATTTTTTCTGGCTCGTTCAACCACCGCGCCACATTTCCAGTTTCGACTTGCTCCGGCGCAGACGTCGCTTGAGGACGGATGAGCGATTTCTGACGAAAGACCAAgaaccaaacaaaagcagagGCTAGCAAACGtaaaacaaaatatggaaattatttaaaaattagatcAGTGAAAAGGTTTTAAATGAGAAAGAATCGGAAGGAGATTAAGCTACATAGCTGCAAGAAATAACTTCGTTTAAATGTTAACGGAAAATAGGTCGGAGCTGCAGATTTCTTACGTCAGATGGCGGCACTGAGTCGCATGCGCCATCTATGAATTCGGTTTCCATAGTTTGAGAGTCATCTTGCCCGTCCAGTTTTAGAGCCACTGTTACTCCTTTGAAGTTGTTCTATGTTACGTAACATAAATATGTTATATGAAATGTTAAGATctaaaaaaaagtatcaaaaaattgcatttttagaTTGTATTCGTCCTTTTCTGAACACTAAAACGCCACCATGGTGGCAACTAAGACATTGCCACAACATTAAcataatacatttataaaacggtcttaaaattaaaattctatGATACAGAACGGGTTATATAAATGGACTTAGTCTTTTCCtattaaactaatttaaaattgaattcagttgtttttaaattaactctTAAGCCACCTTTAGCCAAAAAATACAGTAGATTAATAATACGTTCGTAAGAAAACTTCAACCTCTAAagaaatctatttaaaattattttcaaacaaaatgattaacgaaaatattttgcaaccAATTTACCCAACCAAACCACCTTCTTACCAacaatcaatatttaatttccaaattaaatTGCTCACTTTTAAATTGGACATTCCAGGGTTTTCTTGATAATGCCTCCTTGCCCATTTTCCGCTCCGGTTTACGATCGACTTGCAACTTGTTTAGGGGTCAACGGAGCATATTGCCAATCAAAgacttcaattcaatttcccCGACTTGCTAGAGACGATAATGGCAATGGGACATAAAGCCAAGTGCGGGTGTTGCAGTGCAAACGATTCCATTCAAAATCGGGGCAATCAAAGCATCAAGATGTCAGTAAATGCGGTTAAGACAACAAAATCACTTTGAGCATCGTTAGGGCCACGATTCCAGCTCAAAACTGGTGGAGCACTGGACACGCTGAGGGGGGAAAACATGAAAATC is a window encoding:
- the LOC122621487 gene encoding dynein light chain roadblock-type 2 produces the protein MNRILEKVIHQNGTIVDRILSEHTIGYVVSDNMANAVAETSFDNTSAQAILKHLNGLLVSTCQSVVRDIDPSNKLCFMRLATRKYEYLVAPEEYFTITVVQ